One [Clostridium] saccharolyticum WM1 DNA segment encodes these proteins:
- a CDS encoding LytR/AlgR family response regulator transcription factor — protein MLQIAVCDDNIDELSNMVQLIDLYRTSRHLNCEHAVFPNGFELISALEKGKRFDIYCLDIMMPGFTGIDAAKEIRTFDKTAPILFFTSSPEFALESYSVKAINYVLKPISKEKLFFTFDELLEQIKMEKDEDAVIIKSNEGIQKILISNLIFTEVIGRNVLYHLRSGKVIECTEAFSPVCDNLMKYGCFMKPHRSYLVNMQYVDTIENHQITLQTLSSVPIAQGKAKEMKQQYLNYQMEGGA, from the coding sequence ATGCTGCAAATTGCGGTCTGTGACGACAATATTGACGAGCTATCCAATATGGTACAGCTGATAGACCTGTATCGAACATCAAGACATCTAAACTGTGAACACGCCGTATTTCCAAACGGATTTGAATTGATTTCGGCCTTGGAAAAAGGAAAGCGGTTTGATATATACTGTCTGGATATTATGATGCCGGGCTTTACCGGCATTGATGCGGCAAAGGAAATTCGCACCTTTGACAAAACCGCCCCGATTTTATTCTTTACCTCATCGCCTGAGTTTGCTTTGGAAAGCTATTCGGTGAAGGCTATCAACTATGTACTCAAGCCAATTTCAAAGGAGAAACTATTCTTCACCTTTGATGAGCTGCTGGAGCAGATTAAAATGGAAAAGGATGAGGATGCGGTTATCATAAAGAGCAATGAGGGTATTCAAAAAATATTGATCTCCAATTTGATCTTTACCGAGGTCATCGGCAGAAACGTGCTCTATCATCTTCGCTCCGGTAAGGTCATCGAATGTACGGAAGCCTTTTCCCCTGTCTGCGATAATCTGATGAAATATGGGTGTTTTATGAAGCCCCACCGCTCCTATCTTGTGAATATGCAGTATGTGGATACTATTGAAAACCATCAGATCACCTTGCAGACCCTTTCCTCTGTTCCTATTGCACAGGGCAAGGCAAAGGAGATGAAGCAGCAATATCTGAATTATCAAATGGAGGGGGGCGCTTAA
- a CDS encoding sensor histidine kinase, with product MAVTVIGLLRFGVSLIFGITVSVLFAGIELTKKNRLVTGLLCVIFLFVQTASWWLLGLDLTSKLYPLIIHLPLIVIFSLYYKRPWLISVVSVLSGYLCCQAPRWFGFLAGAALDSRLADHIFYIASVFLAYYFLKRYVAGSVRQLMEKSTKSCLFLGGVPLFYYLFDYVTAIYTDVLYSGTEWAVQFMPSTISVFYFVFVILYYAETQKQASLQREKDMLDAQFRLAQTEFASLRQLQQNAASYRHDMRHHFAFLQGLASKEHIEGIKEYLRTAQSDMDAITPTRFCENETVNLILSAFATKAKQGSILLTVDAKLPNELPFSDTELCSLLSNAMENAIHACEQIPDSNKRIIRLRMYSKNNKLCIDLHNSYQIEPIFHQGLPISQEQGHGFGTKSIAHIVEKHGGVFQFSVKDGWFIFQATA from the coding sequence ATGGCAGTAACAGTGATAGGACTCTTGCGATTTGGGGTTTCTTTGATCTTTGGCATCACGGTGTCCGTTCTCTTTGCGGGAATAGAACTTACAAAGAAAAACAGGCTCGTCACGGGCTTGCTCTGTGTCATTTTCCTTTTCGTTCAAACCGCCAGTTGGTGGCTTTTGGGCTTAGATTTGACATCAAAGCTGTATCCGCTGATTATCCATCTGCCGCTGATTGTGATATTCTCTTTATACTATAAACGTCCGTGGCTCATCTCCGTTGTCAGCGTGCTTTCCGGTTATCTTTGCTGTCAAGCACCACGCTGGTTTGGTTTCCTTGCAGGAGCCGCTTTGGACAGCAGGCTTGCAGATCATATTTTTTACATAGCATCCGTGTTTTTGGCCTATTATTTCTTGAAAAGATATGTAGCCGGATCTGTTCGGCAGTTGATGGAGAAGTCCACAAAATCTTGCTTATTCTTAGGCGGAGTACCGCTTTTTTACTATCTGTTTGACTATGTGACCGCCATCTACACCGATGTGCTTTACAGCGGCACCGAATGGGCGGTACAGTTCATGCCCTCAACAATCTCTGTTTTCTATTTTGTGTTTGTTATCCTTTACTATGCTGAGACACAAAAACAGGCAAGCCTTCAAAGAGAAAAGGATATGTTGGATGCACAGTTTAGATTGGCGCAGACAGAGTTTGCTTCTCTGCGGCAGTTACAACAGAACGCCGCATCCTATCGGCATGATATGCGCCACCATTTTGCTTTTTTGCAAGGGTTGGCCTCCAAGGAACACATAGAGGGAATCAAAGAGTACCTACGAACTGCCCAGTCTGATATGGATGCCATCACGCCCACACGCTTTTGCGAAAACGAAACCGTCAACCTGATTTTGTCCGCTTTCGCTACGAAAGCGAAACAAGGGTCAATCCTGCTGACGGTGGATGCGAAACTGCCGAATGAGCTTCCATTCAGCGATACTGAGCTTTGCTCGCTCTTGTCAAACGCCATGGAAAATGCTATCCATGCCTGTGAACAGATACCTGACAGCAACAAACGCATCATCCGGCTGCGTATGTATTCCAAAAATAATAAGCTGTGCATTGATCTACACAATAGTTATCAGATAGAGCCGATATTTCACCAAGGGCTTCCAATATCACAAGAGCAGGGGCATGGCTTTGGCACAAAAAGCATAGCTCATATCGTGGAAAAGCATGGCGGTGTATTTCAGTTTTCGGTTAAGGATGGCTGGTTTATTTTTCAGGCTACTGCATAG
- a CDS encoding RNA polymerase sigma24 factor codes for MKNYKESDYALNKFSEGIVYRFADRIVEITLEDYLAENPGKTAEDFMELKALSDEIYHQQVIDENRTSRLDVSINGLEDTEALATASLDVELIHKKDTEKAIEAARQLLDSGGLTEVQRRRFLLHFFQGLSYRQIASCEGVHFTSVHESIKAATAKLQRFFDIG; via the coding sequence ATGAAGAATTATAAAGAGAGTGATTATGCACTGAATAAGTTCAGTGAGGGCATTGTGTACCGCTTTGCCGACCGTATTGTGGAAATTACATTGGAGGATTACCTTGCGGAGAATCCCGGCAAAACAGCAGAGGACTTTATGGAACTAAAAGCCCTGTCGGACGAAATCTATCATCAGCAGGTCATAGACGAAAATCGGACAAGCCGTTTGGATGTCAGTATCAATGGCTTAGAGGATACGGAGGCGCTTGCTACGGCTTCTCTTGATGTAGAGCTGATACATAAAAAAGATACTGAAAAGGCCATAGAAGCCGCCAGACAGCTTCTTGACAGCGGTGGATTAACAGAAGTTCAGCGGCGGCGGTTCCTGTTACATTTCTTTCAAGGATTATCCTATCGGCAAATTGCAAGCTGCGAAGGAGTGCATTTTACTTCTGTACATGAAAGTATAAAAGCAGCTACGGCAAAGTTGCAAAGGTTTTTTGACATTGGGTAA